A part of Rhizobium binae genomic DNA contains:
- a CDS encoding TniB family NTP-binding protein, with product MTEYLHLLPAYRQYAEVGIEERVGWIRADRWQETADARAALARLEDLLSYPPRDRMPCLLLYGDIGMGKTKIIRKFLRDHQPISDRGTGVTSMPVVAMQMPAEPVEGDVYGERLNAMSAPGPSGDETFRLKTTCRTRMLIIDEIHALLTGTYRQQRVFLNVIRFLANDLKVPLTCAGTDLARQALLTDPQLAERFEAFHLKRWSNTQQFAQLLASLESIMPLRQSSQLGTAAVRRKVLDMTDGFTVRIFRLIETVAVEAVRNGKETITFESFDGDNLVLPLVADGAAH from the coding sequence ATGACGGAATATCTCCACCTCCTGCCAGCCTATCGCCAGTATGCCGAGGTGGGGATTGAAGAACGAGTCGGCTGGATCCGTGCAGATCGTTGGCAGGAAACAGCCGATGCGAGGGCTGCACTGGCGCGGCTGGAAGATCTGCTCTCCTATCCGCCGCGGGATCGAATGCCTTGTCTGCTTCTCTATGGCGATATCGGCATGGGAAAGACAAAAATCATCCGAAAGTTTCTTCGCGATCACCAGCCCATCTCCGATCGTGGAACCGGGGTGACGAGCATGCCGGTCGTGGCGATGCAGATGCCGGCCGAACCCGTCGAAGGCGATGTATACGGCGAACGCCTCAATGCAATGAGCGCACCGGGTCCAAGCGGAGACGAGACCTTCCGTCTGAAGACCACTTGCCGCACTCGGATGCTGATCATCGATGAGATCCATGCCTTGCTGACCGGGACGTATCGGCAGCAACGGGTCTTCCTCAACGTCATTCGCTTTCTGGCGAACGATCTGAAAGTCCCGTTGACCTGCGCCGGTACCGATCTCGCCCGTCAGGCGTTGTTGACGGATCCTCAGCTCGCGGAGAGGTTTGAAGCATTTCACCTTAAGCGGTGGTCAAATACACAGCAGTTTGCGCAGTTGCTCGCAAGTCTCGAAAGCATAATGCCTCTGCGCCAGTCATCTCAGCTTGGGACCGCAGCGGTTCGCCGCAAAGTTCTGGATATGACCGATGGCTTCACGGTGCGAATTTTTCGCCTGATCGAGACAGTTGCGGTCGAAGCCGTCCGAAATGGGAAGGAGACGATCACTTTTGAGAGCTTCGACGGTGACAACCTTGTCCTGCCGCTGGTTGCCGATGGCGCGGCGCACTGA
- a CDS encoding TniQ family protein has protein sequence MDFRKARTHNSSITTFRPTSPRLWALACRLRQVDLEQLSLKATGRSRASFVSDAAHRGVCPACLDEDAEEGRDHYCRQSWPCVEAVVCPRHRIGLEINCGGCFRSCLFQFRSTPDGVVRLVCRDCDAVVWARRFQRRDQTDLLQVVSLVGEAIGKGGSEFECTETASRFLWTPRPEGMPYIAALGLSLPYGQRPSVTAGAAPLASLPPAW, from the coding sequence GTGGACTTTCGGAAGGCTCGAACACACAATTCTTCAATCACGACATTCCGACCGACCAGTCCGCGTCTATGGGCGCTTGCCTGTCGCCTGCGGCAAGTCGATCTGGAGCAACTGTCTCTGAAGGCTACCGGGCGCAGCAGAGCGTCTTTCGTCAGCGATGCGGCGCATCGAGGCGTTTGTCCGGCATGCCTGGACGAAGATGCCGAGGAGGGGAGGGACCACTACTGCCGCCAATCGTGGCCATGCGTCGAAGCAGTGGTCTGCCCCCGGCACAGAATTGGCCTCGAGATTAACTGCGGCGGATGTTTCCGCAGCTGTCTGTTTCAGTTTCGGTCTACGCCTGATGGTGTTGTTAGACTGGTTTGCCGTGATTGCGATGCGGTCGTCTGGGCGCGGCGGTTCCAGCGCCGCGATCAAACAGACTTGCTGCAGGTCGTATCGTTAGTAGGCGAGGCCATCGGCAAGGGCGGGTCGGAGTTTGAATGCACCGAGACGGCAAGCCGCTTCCTCTGGACGCCACGGCCGGAAGGGATGCCATACATCGCCGCGCTGGGTTTATCGCTGCCTTATGGTCAACGGCCGTCAGTTA